Genomic window (Dyadobacter fanqingshengii):
TCAAATTGTTTTTTTTCACTATGTAACTATTTGTAAAATAGCTCATTATTGGCACACAGCATTTACAAATGCAACCGCTATTTTATTTGATCAATAAAAAAAATAGTGACAAATATTGTTCATGAAGACACAAAAATACTTTGACAAGATTGAAACCTACATACATATACGTAAGCGCACGCACAGCATCCATTTTGCTTAATGTTGCTGAGGAAAAACTGGTAGAAGAATATTGATTCTGCCGACAATGTTTAAATTATCGACCTAAAAATGAGGAGCAGGAAAATACGATTTCAACCTATATGAAGGTCAAATAAAAGGGGAGAATAAACTTAATTATCTAAAATTTTGATAATTGATCTTTCTTTCTGATAAATATTTTGAATGAACAATTTTCAAGTGTTGTTGAAGATCCTGCTCATCATTGAATCTATTCGCAATCTTTGTTGCCGGAACCCCTCCATATATTGAATACGGTTCGATATTCTTTGTTACAACTGAACCTGCTGCTATTATACTTCCTTCGCCAATGGTGATACCGCTCATAAGTATGGAGCCGTAACCCACCCAAACATCATTTTCAATCACGGTCATCAGGTGCAATCCCTTCCAGTTATAATTTTTGTCCCTTACTGCACTTGCCTCCCTTATGGTTGAGCCTATCTGCTGGTAATGATGGTCATACTTTCCGATCAATGCTACTCTATTTCCCCAGATAACATTATCTCCTATAACGGCGTCTGATTCAATAATCGAACCCATTCCCATGTAAAAATTCTTTCCAATTTTAATACTGTTCTTTGCCCAGATTTTAATTCCCAAACCGCAATAAAAGCCCGGACCAATTTCATACCGTCTGTAAACAACCGACTTCAACAAAAAAAACCTTAATTTTCTTAATAGCTGTAACATGGTTAATCAAGCGTTTTCGTGATGGTCGTTTGTTTGCAAATTTGGGATCGATACAGGCATTGGCTTGCTTAATGCAGAAAATGAGCTGAATATATTTGTCAGCAATTTAGCAGAAATGACAGAAAAAAGAAGCAAGCATACAATCACCGAAACATTCCCATATTTTATAAACAGATAATTATACACTACAATGAAAGTGCCAATTACGAGATAATGTCCTGCTGTGAAATACCATGTTAGAAGACCTTTTCTGATCAGGAATATGCTTTGAGCCAAATGGAAGAATATCAATGAAATTATTATCGAATAATTTATCGTAGACAGGCTCTGGGAGTATAGAAAACCCAAAACGCAGCATACAAGCTGTATAACCAGGGCAGAGACATTGAATATCAAGTCAGCCTGCTCCGACTTCATTGCAACAATTACATTTGCCTGCAACAAAATAGCCGGGAAAATTAAAATGGATATTACAATTTCCTTCGTTGCCTCAACGGCATTTACATACTCCGCACCAAATGTATAAACGACAATCTCTTTGGAAAACGAGTATATAATAATGTAGCTGAATACTGAATATACGAGGAATAGCATGTTGCATGCGTAATAAAATTCCTTCAAACTATGATATGATTTTTCAAATATGGCTTGGACAAAGTATTTGTAGCAGAGTCCGATAAAAAGACTTGGCACTATCATTAATATGGAATAAACCTTAAATGCAATCTCGAAATCTGCAACATCCTGGACAGTCAGGAACTTTGATGCCAGAATATTTCCCAATCTCCAAAACACTATTGCAATGCCACCTATCAGCGCAAATCTCCACGTTGCAAACACTTCCTTTTTAATCTCTGCTATTGTTACTTTTAATTTCAAAATGTCTGTTAATGTCGTTTGCCCGTCGAGACCAACTTTTATGAAGTACATACTGGTCAGAAGCCTGCTAACCACAAATATCACAGAAACCCATACTATGGATATCGGAATTGCAAGAACTATCAAAATGATCAGTACCCGTAACAATCCGTCCATTGTCAGTATCCGGAATGTTATTTTCTGATTGAGTTCAGCAATGTTAAAGCTCTTGATGGCTCCTATTAAATTATCGAAAATGATATTCGTTCCCAAAATTACAGCG
Coding sequences:
- a CDS encoding acyltransferase, translating into MLQLLRKLRFFLLKSVVYRRYEIGPGFYCGLGIKIWAKNSIKIGKNFYMGMGSIIESDAVIGDNVIWGNRVALIGKYDHHYQQIGSTIREASAVRDKNYNWKGLHLMTVIENDVWVGYGSILMSGITIGEGSIIAAGSVVTKNIEPYSIYGGVPATKIANRFNDEQDLQQHLKIVHSKYLSERKINYQNFR
- a CDS encoding lipopolysaccharide biosynthesis protein, giving the protein MGTNIIFDNLIGAIKSFNIAELNQKITFRILTMDGLLRVLIILIVLAIPISIVWVSVIFVVSRLLTSMYFIKVGLDGQTTLTDILKLKVTIAEIKKEVFATWRFALIGGIAIVFWRLGNILASKFLTVQDVADFEIAFKVYSILMIVPSLFIGLCYKYFVQAIFEKSYHSLKEFYYACNMLFLVYSVFSYIIIYSFSKEIVVYTFGAEYVNAVEATKEIVISILIFPAILLQANVIVAMKSEQADLIFNVSALVIQLVCCVLGFLYSQSLSTINYSIIISLIFFHLAQSIFLIRKGLLTWYFTAGHYLVIGTFIVVYNYLFIKYGNVSVIVCLLLFSVISAKLLTNIFSSFSALSKPMPVSIPNLQTNDHHENA